Proteins encoded within one genomic window of Syntrophales bacterium:
- a CDS encoding GvpL/GvpF family gas vesicle protein, producing the protein MSDKDGQYIYAIVATDKEKSFGPTGIGDRKDEVYTVCYQDIGAVISSSPVVKYSVTRANTMAHQNVMEKVMKDYPMLPVRFGTIGEGTDLIREKVLKARYDELKELLTYIEDKMELGLKVLWTSKESTFLEIVDENRDIRMFRDRLMSRKVRPQRDQVRLGDMVKKALETKKMKEEKAILDLLKELWVEHKKNDVFGDQMITNSAFLIRKDSEKAFDEMVDKLMTGCDGKMKFKYVGPVPPCNFVEIVVKW; encoded by the coding sequence ATGTCAGACAAAGACGGCCAATATATATATGCCATCGTGGCAACTGACAAAGAAAAGAGCTTTGGCCCCACAGGTATCGGTGACCGCAAAGACGAGGTTTATACCGTATGCTATCAGGATATCGGGGCCGTGATCAGCTCTTCTCCTGTTGTTAAATATTCCGTTACCAGAGCAAACACAATGGCGCATCAGAACGTAATGGAAAAGGTCATGAAAGATTATCCCATGCTGCCGGTGAGATTCGGAACTATTGGAGAGGGAACAGATCTTATCAGGGAAAAGGTTTTAAAGGCCAGATATGACGAGCTTAAAGAACTTTTAACATATATAGAAGACAAGATGGAGCTTGGCCTCAAGGTTCTATGGACAAGTAAGGAAAGTACCTTCCTGGAAATCGTAGATGAAAACAGGGATATCAGGATGTTTAGAGACCGCCTCATGTCAAGGAAGGTAAGGCCGCAGCGTGATCAGGTCAGGTTGGGCGATATGGTGAAAAAAGCCCTGGAGACCAAGAAGATGAAGGAAGAAAAAGCAATTCTCGATTTATTGAAAGAACTCTGGGTGGAACATAAGAAAAACGATGTTTTCGGCGATCAGATGATTACCAACAGCGCCTTTCTGATCCGGAAAGATAGTGAAAAGGCATTTGACGAAATGGTGGATAAATTGATGACAGGGTGTGACGGCAAGATGAAATTCAAATATGTGGGCCCGGTGCCGCCATGCAACTTCGTGGAAATTGTAGTGAAATGGTAA
- a CDS encoding GvpL/GvpF family gas vesicle protein — MSAKGNYIYGFISIDEKKKFDYAGIDGGEVYTQPYQDIAAVVSDSPSIQFDSLPKETLLLHLAVYQAVIERVMKNHYIIPMKFGTAVQGEEEIKRILKKGYDHIKTSIIAMEDKIELDVVAMWSNLDAVLRAIGEEEEIKKLKEEANSKPPDQKLEAGITLGKMVKTYINRKRAKYASEMLDALKKESKNHRTHDVMDDFMIMNVAFLINKDNKETFESKIDQMDEKYQGEINFRIVGPLPPYSFCTLEMKKVDFSDVIEAREMFGLGEESTTLEIREAYWELSKKFHPDRYPGAAEVQKRFENITRAYRLLSDYCEGEQCSFKEKDVREWLVVKPLEQPGAHR; from the coding sequence ATGAGTGCAAAAGGAAACTACATTTATGGATTCATCAGCATAGATGAGAAGAAAAAATTTGATTACGCCGGTATCGATGGAGGAGAAGTTTACACACAACCTTATCAGGATATTGCCGCCGTAGTTAGTGATTCCCCATCTATACAATTTGATTCCCTGCCGAAAGAAACTCTTCTTCTTCATCTGGCCGTCTATCAGGCCGTTATCGAAAGGGTCATGAAAAATCATTATATCATCCCGATGAAATTTGGGACCGCAGTACAGGGAGAAGAGGAAATCAAAAGGATACTGAAGAAGGGTTATGATCATATCAAAACAAGCATCATAGCTATGGAAGATAAGATAGAACTTGATGTGGTGGCCATGTGGAGCAATCTGGATGCAGTCTTAAGGGCCATTGGGGAAGAGGAGGAGATAAAAAAGCTTAAGGAAGAAGCAAATTCAAAACCCCCCGACCAGAAACTCGAGGCAGGAATAACCCTGGGGAAGATGGTTAAAACATATATTAACAGAAAAAGAGCAAAATATGCTTCCGAAATGTTGGATGCCCTGAAAAAAGAATCAAAAAACCACCGCACCCACGATGTTATGGATGATTTCATGATTATGAATGTCGCCTTTCTAATTAATAAAGATAACAAAGAAACATTTGAGTCAAAGATAGATCAGATGGATGAAAAATATCAGGGTGAAATAAACTTTAGAATAGTGGGTCCTCTACCGCCTTACAGCTTCTGTACGCTTGAAATGAAAAAGGTGGATTTTTCAGACGTAATCGAGGCCAGAGAGATGTTCGGTTTAGGCGAAGAATCCACAACCCTGGAGATCAGGGAGGCATACTGGGAATTGAGCAAAAAATTCCATCCTGACAGATATCCGGGTGCTGCGGAGGTGCAAAAGAGGTTTGAAAATATAACGAGGGCCTACCGGCTTCTCAGCGATTATTGCGAGGGAGAACAATGTTCCTTTAAGGAAAAAGACGTAAGGGAATGGCTCGTCGTCAAGCCACTGGAACAGCCGGGAGCGCATAGATAA
- a CDS encoding gas vesicle protein GvpG → MAFILDDILLSPLKLTVWLGKKLRESAYEEITDESKIHEELLYLQMRYEMEEIDGEAYEREETKLMEQLESIRKIKEEM, encoded by the coding sequence ATGGCTTTTATATTAGATGACATATTGCTTTCCCCTCTCAAATTGACCGTATGGCTGGGAAAGAAACTCAGGGAATCTGCCTATGAGGAGATAACCGACGAGTCAAAGATTCATGAAGAGCTGTTGTACCTTCAGATGCGGTACGAGATGGAAGAAATAGACGGTGAGGCGTATGAAAGAGAAGAAACAAAATTGATGGAACAATTGGAATCCATTAGAAAAATAAAAGAGGAGATGTAG
- a CDS encoding CDC48 family AAA ATPase — MTADKTITLKVAEALSKDVGRGIIRFDPADFKKLGVEVGDIISISGKRETVSKVMPAYMEDRGKALVRLDGITRENAKTGIDEKVTVKKTDFSPAQKIVVAPLTLMRSHDARYIGSLLEGLPLMKGDTVRARLFGTRTQDFEIVSTSPEGVVLIHPKTVINIQGQKEAGEGAKSGRISYEDIGGLGKEIRRIREMIELPLKYPQVFERLGIDPPKGVLLHGPPGCGKTLIARAVANETDAHITHLSGPEIMHKFYGESEANLRRIFEQATSRAPSIIFLDEIDAIAPKREEMGGEKQVEKRVVAQLLALMDGLASRGEVIVIGATNIPNVLDPALRRPGRFDREIQIGIPDKNGRLEILDVHTRGMPLAEDVDLVRISEITHGFVGADLQALSREAAMVTLRKIFPVIDFEMEEIPYDTLMELQVTMDDFMEALKEVEPSAIREVFTEIPDVKWDDVGGLDEIKTVLKETIEWPLKYGKLFEHAKTIPSKGILLHGSPGTGKTLLAKAVASESEINFISVKGPELLSKWVGESEKGIREIFKKAKQASPCIIFFDEIDSVAPMRGSDAASHVVDRVISQFLTELDGIEELKGIVVLAATNRLDIVDPALLRAGRFDFLLELPVPDKKTRLEIFKVHTKGKPLASDVDFDALAGDSEGLVGADIESVCRKASMFALRKFIESGNEDYSKFLVSDSHFKEALSVVRKQWSGDRGQGAVISGQ; from the coding sequence TAAAACAATTACTCTGAAGGTTGCCGAGGCTTTATCGAAGGATGTGGGCAGGGGTATTATCCGTTTTGATCCTGCCGACTTTAAAAAGCTTGGTGTCGAAGTGGGAGACATTATTTCTATCAGCGGCAAAAGAGAAACTGTATCCAAAGTCATGCCTGCCTACATGGAAGATCGGGGCAAGGCTCTGGTCCGGCTGGATGGAATCACGAGAGAAAACGCTAAGACAGGCATAGACGAGAAGGTCACAGTAAAAAAGACAGATTTTAGCCCGGCACAAAAAATTGTTGTTGCACCTTTGACTCTGATGCGTTCTCACGACGCCCGCTACATAGGGAGCCTGCTTGAAGGACTGCCCCTGATGAAGGGCGACACAGTGAGGGCGAGACTCTTTGGAACAAGGACCCAGGATTTTGAGATTGTGTCAACCTCGCCGGAGGGGGTGGTGCTGATTCATCCCAAAACCGTAATAAATATTCAGGGCCAAAAAGAAGCAGGGGAGGGTGCCAAAAGCGGCAGGATTTCATACGAAGACATCGGGGGACTGGGCAAAGAAATAAGGCGCATTCGAGAAATGATAGAGCTTCCCCTGAAATATCCACAGGTTTTTGAAAGACTGGGTATTGATCCTCCCAAGGGAGTGCTTTTACACGGCCCCCCCGGATGCGGAAAGACCCTCATTGCCCGAGCAGTAGCCAATGAGACAGATGCCCATATCACTCATCTCAGCGGCCCGGAAATAATGCACAAATTCTACGGCGAAAGTGAGGCAAATCTGAGACGGATATTTGAACAGGCAACGTCCCGTGCGCCCAGCATAATATTTCTTGACGAGATCGACGCTATTGCCCCCAAACGCGAGGAAATGGGGGGTGAAAAACAGGTAGAAAAGCGTGTGGTGGCCCAGCTCCTGGCCCTGATGGATGGCCTTGCTTCAAGGGGTGAGGTAATCGTTATCGGAGCCACAAACATTCCAAATGTCCTCGATCCCGCACTGAGGAGACCGGGGCGATTTGACCGCGAGATACAAATAGGTATACCTGACAAGAACGGCCGGCTGGAAATTCTCGATGTTCACACACGGGGTATGCCACTGGCCGAAGATGTTGATCTTGTCCGCATATCCGAGATAACTCACGGTTTTGTAGGGGCCGATCTGCAGGCCCTTTCTCGTGAAGCGGCTATGGTTACCTTGAGAAAAATCTTTCCGGTCATTGATTTTGAGATGGAAGAGATTCCTTACGATACATTGATGGAGCTTCAGGTCACCATGGACGATTTCATGGAGGCCTTAAAGGAAGTAGAGCCTTCTGCCATAAGAGAGGTTTTTACAGAGATTCCGGATGTAAAGTGGGACGATGTCGGCGGCCTTGATGAGATAAAAACTGTATTAAAGGAAACTATCGAATGGCCTCTTAAATACGGCAAGTTATTTGAGCACGCGAAGACTATCCCGTCGAAAGGTATATTGCTCCACGGTTCTCCCGGAACCGGCAAAACTCTGCTTGCCAAGGCAGTGGCTTCAGAATCGGAAATAAATTTCATATCCGTCAAGGGACCGGAACTCCTTTCAAAGTGGGTAGGGGAGAGTGAGAAGGGAATACGCGAGATTTTCAAGAAGGCCAAGCAGGCATCACCGTGTATCATATTTTTCGATGAAATAGACAGTGTTGCGCCAATGCGGGGATCGGACGCGGCATCCCATGTGGTCGATCGCGTTATCAGTCAGTTCCTGACCGAGCTTGACGGGATTGAGGAACTGAAGGGGATTGTCGTTCTGGCGGCCACGAACAGGCTGGATATCGTTGATCCTGCCCTGCTCAGAGCCGGAAGGTTTGATTTTCTCCTGGAGCTTCCAGTCCCCGATAAAAAGACAAGGCTGGAAATATTCAAAGTTCATACAAAGGGGAAACCTCTGGCTTCTGATGTGGATTTTGATGCCCTGGCCGGCGATTCGGAGGGCCTCGTAGGAGCGGACATAGAATCAGTATGTCGTAAGGCTTCAATGTTTGCCTTAAGGAAATTTATCGAATCCGGAAATGAAGATTACTCGAAATTCCTGGTCTCAGACAGTCATTTTAAGGAGGCATTGTCAGTGGTTAGAAAACAGTGGTCAGGGGACAGGGGACAGGGGGCAGTGATTAGTGGTCAGTGA